Proteins encoded by one window of Streptomyces sp. NBC_01571:
- a CDS encoding PIG-L deacetylase family protein, which produces MPVYASPSSPSLLGVFAHPDDESLLAGGVLAQHAARGARTRVITATWAPGSHRAAELAEALTVLGAGPPRLLGYRDAHNDASAPERPRFCDAPLDEAIVQLVTQLREFRPDIVVTHDAVGQLTGHPDHRHTHRVALLAVQAAGLAHLYPDAGEPWQIRALYAATHPHSGVDALGPLLTDVGKTVLSVPDEYVTTTVDVTPWVDQKWRAITSHRGEVARERSLPGILTRLPEDTRRVIISTEHFTRLSPLPIPGNPHRLTA; this is translated from the coding sequence GTGCCCGTATACGCTTCCCCCTCCTCGCCCTCACTACTCGGCGTGTTCGCACACCCCGACGACGAAAGTCTCCTCGCTGGAGGCGTCCTCGCCCAACATGCCGCCAGAGGTGCACGCACCAGGGTCATCACCGCTACCTGGGCTCCCGGCAGCCACAGGGCAGCCGAGCTGGCTGAGGCACTGACCGTCCTCGGGGCCGGCCCACCACGCCTGCTCGGATACCGCGACGCCCACAACGACGCGTCGGCGCCTGAGAGACCCCGATTCTGCGACGCTCCCCTGGACGAGGCCATCGTCCAACTGGTCACACAGCTACGGGAGTTCCGTCCGGACATCGTGGTCACCCATGACGCCGTCGGTCAGCTGACCGGCCACCCAGACCATCGCCACACCCACCGGGTGGCCCTGCTCGCCGTCCAAGCGGCTGGGCTCGCCCACCTCTACCCGGACGCCGGCGAACCCTGGCAGATCCGCGCCCTCTACGCAGCCACCCACCCGCACTCGGGCGTCGACGCCCTGGGGCCGCTACTGACCGACGTGGGCAAGACCGTCCTCTCCGTCCCGGACGAGTACGTGACCACAACCGTCGACGTGACACCCTGGGTTGACCAGAAGTGGCGCGCAATCACCTCACACCGCGGAGAAGTCGCGCGCGAGCGCTCCCTGCCCGGAATCCTCACCCGCCTACCCGAGGACACCCGCCGCGTGATCATCTCCACCGAGCACTTCACGCGCCTCTCGCCCCTGCCTATCCCGGGAAATCCGCATCGGCTGACGGCCTGA
- a CDS encoding DUF5713 family protein produces MPITNQQVAGHTFLRQMYADSYFPDHLVDRGRAILLRLCERIEGEQPSDLGALYALAQAATEEFNRLEAEFDAAGSEIETVAREVIAEDFWFVASAYGFTDADVEELIATREW; encoded by the coding sequence ATGCCGATCACGAACCAACAGGTAGCAGGGCACACGTTTCTGCGGCAGATGTATGCGGACTCGTACTTCCCCGATCATCTCGTCGACCGGGGCAGGGCGATCCTGTTGCGGCTGTGCGAGCGGATTGAGGGTGAGCAGCCGTCGGATCTGGGGGCCCTGTATGCGCTAGCCCAGGCCGCAACGGAGGAATTCAACCGTCTGGAGGCGGAGTTCGACGCAGCCGGGAGTGAGATCGAGACGGTTGCGCGCGAAGTGATCGCTGAGGACTTCTGGTTTGTCGCGTCGGCATACGGGTTCACGGACGCGGATGTAGAGGAGCTGATCGCCACCCGGGAGTGGTGA
- a CDS encoding alpha/beta hydrolase, whose protein sequence is MHSLQFTTESSSNGILERDFTVRDVPGVLWSPASDVADRAPLILMAHGGGNHKKHPAMSGRAQRLVTGCGFHVAVIDAPGHGDRPRTARDEAEITELFRARAAGEPEGPIVVRYNDHLAELAVPEYQATLDALQKLPEVGTDGPVGFWGINMGTAIGVPFVAIEPRVTAAVFGQHWPDVLAEKAKRITIPIEYDMQWDDEHISREEGLALFDAFASKEKSLHVNSGKHKELPRFEVDSAVRFFARHLGGAVTAAA, encoded by the coding sequence GTGCACTCTCTGCAGTTCACCACCGAGTCGTCGTCGAACGGCATCCTCGAACGCGACTTCACCGTGCGCGACGTCCCCGGCGTCCTCTGGTCGCCGGCCTCCGACGTGGCCGATCGTGCGCCCCTGATCCTGATGGCCCACGGCGGCGGCAACCACAAGAAGCACCCGGCGATGTCCGGCCGCGCACAGCGCCTCGTGACCGGCTGCGGCTTCCACGTCGCCGTCATCGACGCGCCCGGTCACGGCGACCGGCCGCGCACGGCGCGCGACGAGGCGGAAATCACCGAGTTGTTCCGGGCGAGGGCGGCGGGTGAGCCGGAAGGCCCGATCGTCGTGCGCTACAACGACCACTTGGCGGAGCTCGCCGTGCCCGAGTACCAGGCGACCCTGGATGCCCTCCAGAAACTCCCGGAGGTCGGCACCGACGGGCCGGTCGGCTTCTGGGGCATCAACATGGGCACCGCCATCGGCGTACCGTTCGTGGCGATCGAACCCAGGGTCACCGCCGCGGTCTTCGGTCAGCATTGGCCCGATGTCCTGGCCGAGAAGGCGAAGCGGATCACCATCCCGATCGAGTACGACATGCAGTGGGACGACGAGCACATCTCGCGCGAGGAGGGTCTCGCGCTGTTCGACGCCTTCGCCTCGAAGGAGAAGTCGTTGCACGTGAACTCGGGCAAGCACAAGGAACTGCCTCGGTTCGAGGTCGACAGCGCGGTCCGGTTCTTCGCCCGGCACCTCGGCGGAGCGGTCACCGCGGCGGCCTGA
- a CDS encoding class I SAM-dependent methyltransferase, with protein sequence MAEPSFLTAVRESYDTVAADYVERVPPPAEMDPLSRAMLAGFAELVRTAALGPVADLGCGPGRVTAHLAGLGVPVFGVDLSPKMVGLARHAYPNLRFTEGSMTALEMRDDELGGILAWYSTHHTPPQWLPDVFAEFHRTLAPGGYLLWGDYVGNERLQPTHGYGRPVSYESYLLPLDRMVDLLGQAGLVVTARLEQEPGGRVNRPHACLLARKPETP encoded by the coding sequence ATGGCTGAGCCTTCCTTTCTGACCGCCGTCCGTGAGTCGTACGACACGGTCGCCGCCGATTACGTCGAACGCGTCCCGCCTCCGGCCGAGATGGACCCGCTGTCACGCGCGATGCTGGCGGGTTTCGCCGAACTGGTGCGGACGGCCGCTCTGGGGCCGGTCGCGGACCTGGGGTGCGGCCCCGGACGTGTGACGGCGCACCTGGCCGGGCTGGGGGTGCCCGTCTTCGGCGTCGATCTGTCGCCGAAGATGGTCGGGCTGGCCCGGCACGCCTATCCGAACCTGCGGTTCACCGAGGGCTCGATGACCGCGCTGGAGATGAGGGACGACGAGCTCGGCGGCATCCTGGCCTGGTACTCCACCCATCACACACCCCCACAGTGGCTGCCGGATGTGTTCGCCGAATTCCACCGCACGCTCGCGCCCGGCGGCTACCTGCTCTGGGGAGACTACGTCGGCAATGAGCGGCTGCAGCCGACCCACGGCTATGGCCGTCCGGTCTCCTACGAGTCGTACCTCCTGCCCCTGGACCGCATGGTCGACCTGCTGGGCCAGGCCGGACTCGTCGTCACCGCGAGACTGGAACAGGAGCCCGGCGGACGCGTGAACAGACCCCACGCCTGCCTCCTGGCCCGCAAGCCCGAAACGCCCTGA
- a CDS encoding maleylpyruvate isomerase family mycothiol-dependent enzyme, with protein MPNPSWLGKPIDARPLFGPEPASLLDLLRGLRRNEWSRAAVPGWTVRDLAAHILGDYHGRLGWSTESHQRAKAVGETMEAFIRRVNQEWVDLHADHRPAELIEALELAGTEVARQFEGDDLDARGLGVSWAGADPAPKWLDIAREFTEYWTHRQQIRHATGRDTDPETDVLSTVLDTFMRALPHTLRHTPAPAGTQLQMVIVEPAVGTWTVTATADRRSLAEAPRGRPAASVRLDAETAWRLCTRGIDPGTALARARISGERQIAEAACQIVSIVR; from the coding sequence ATGCCCAACCCCTCCTGGCTGGGCAAGCCGATCGACGCTCGCCCGCTGTTCGGGCCGGAGCCGGCGTCGCTCCTCGACCTGTTACGCGGTCTGCGGCGCAATGAGTGGAGCCGGGCCGCGGTGCCGGGCTGGACCGTGCGCGATCTCGCCGCCCACATTCTCGGCGACTACCACGGCCGCCTCGGCTGGAGCACAGAGAGTCATCAGCGCGCCAAGGCGGTCGGAGAGACGATGGAGGCGTTCATCCGCCGGGTCAACCAGGAATGGGTCGATCTCCACGCCGATCACCGTCCCGCCGAGCTCATCGAGGCCCTGGAACTGGCCGGGACCGAGGTCGCCCGTCAATTCGAGGGCGACGACCTCGACGCCAGGGGCCTGGGAGTGTCCTGGGCCGGGGCTGATCCAGCGCCCAAGTGGCTGGACATCGCCCGGGAGTTCACCGAGTACTGGACCCACCGCCAGCAGATCCGCCACGCCACCGGCCGGGACACCGACCCGGAGACCGACGTTCTCTCCACGGTCCTGGACACCTTCATGAGGGCCTTGCCCCACACACTGCGTCACACGCCCGCACCCGCCGGGACACAACTCCAGATGGTCATCGTCGAGCCAGCCGTCGGCACCTGGACCGTGACCGCCACCGCGGACCGCCGGTCACTGGCCGAAGCACCCCGCGGCCGGCCGGCCGCGTCAGTACGGCTGGACGCGGAGACCGCCTGGCGGCTCTGCACCCGCGGCATCGATCCTGGTACGGCCCTCGCCCGGGCCCGCATCAGCGGAGAACGCCAGATCGCCGAAGCCGCCTGCCAGATCGTGTCCATCGTCCGCTGA
- a CDS encoding TetR/AcrR family transcriptional regulator: MSESETTPTDRSAAAPDRPARADARRNRDRLLAAARDAFAATSEAVPLDAIARAAGVGIGTLYRHFPTREALVEAVYAAELDEVVSSATVLLGEFEPAVALRAWMTRYAAFFKIKRGMSDTLRAGWASGSIATPATRERVTAVIAMMLRSGAEAGSLRSDVDPEDVTMMLLGVFLSTAAIDAQDRAEQLLDLIVDALRPALEPKRR, translated from the coding sequence TTGTCTGAGAGTGAGACCACGCCCACAGACCGCAGTGCGGCTGCCCCGGACCGGCCGGCACGCGCCGACGCACGGCGGAACCGCGACAGACTCCTCGCCGCCGCCCGGGACGCCTTCGCGGCGACATCGGAGGCCGTGCCGCTGGACGCGATCGCCCGTGCGGCCGGCGTCGGGATCGGCACGCTGTACCGGCACTTCCCCACTCGTGAGGCACTCGTGGAAGCCGTGTACGCCGCGGAGCTCGACGAGGTGGTGTCCAGTGCGACGGTGCTCCTCGGCGAGTTTGAGCCCGCGGTCGCACTGCGTGCCTGGATGACTCGGTACGCGGCGTTCTTCAAGATCAAGCGCGGCATGTCCGATACGCTGCGCGCAGGCTGGGCGTCGGGCAGCATCGCCACGCCCGCGACGCGGGAACGCGTCACGGCCGTCATCGCCATGATGCTGCGCAGCGGGGCGGAGGCAGGTTCGCTGCGCTCGGACGTCGATCCCGAGGACGTCACGATGATGCTCCTCGGCGTGTTCCTCTCGACCGCGGCGATCGACGCGCAGGACAGGGCCGAACAGCTCCTCGACCTGATCGTCGACGCGCTGCGCCCCGCCCTCGAGCCGAAGCGCCGGTAA
- a CDS encoding aldo/keto reductase produces the protein MAVPARFPQVTASGAPRAGGTARFAGRTVSRIGFGAMQLERLRTDRGAAIAMLRRCVELGVDHIDTAQFYGHGFANEAIREAVRPEDDVMVVSKVGAEPDSEGPLPLRLAQRPEQLRASVEDNLTTLGLDRIPLVNLRRTDTGPGLRATGDQLVALDDQLAVMTALRDEGKIGAIGLSSVSLDVLRSALPAGIACVQNAYNLLARDDEDMLRLCLDEGIAWVPYFPLGSAFDGMPKVTDEPAVIAAARELDVTPAQIGLAWLLHHAPNVLLIPGTADPEHLEANVRAGAVTLDEATLSALDAVRGRSGDIALNQ, from the coding sequence ATGGCCGTCCCCGCCCGATTTCCTCAGGTCACCGCGTCCGGCGCGCCGCGCGCTGGTGGCACCGCACGGTTCGCGGGCCGTACCGTGTCGCGGATCGGCTTCGGTGCGATGCAGTTGGAGCGCCTGCGGACCGACCGCGGAGCGGCGATCGCGATGCTGCGCCGTTGCGTCGAGCTGGGAGTGGACCACATCGACACCGCCCAGTTCTACGGCCACGGCTTCGCCAACGAAGCGATCCGCGAAGCCGTACGCCCCGAGGACGACGTCATGGTGGTCAGCAAAGTGGGCGCCGAGCCCGACTCCGAGGGTCCGCTCCCGCTCCGCCTCGCACAGCGCCCCGAACAGTTGCGCGCCAGCGTCGAGGACAACCTGACGACCCTTGGCCTGGACCGGATTCCCCTGGTCAACCTCCGCCGTACGGACACCGGCCCCGGCCTGCGCGCCACAGGGGATCAGCTGGTCGCCCTCGACGACCAGCTCGCCGTGATGACCGCCCTGCGAGACGAGGGCAAGATCGGTGCGATCGGCCTCAGCAGTGTCTCCCTCGACGTTCTGCGCAGCGCCCTGCCCGCGGGCATCGCGTGTGTGCAGAACGCGTACAACCTCCTGGCCCGCGACGACGAGGACATGCTCCGACTGTGCCTGGACGAGGGCATCGCCTGGGTTCCCTACTTCCCCCTCGGCAGCGCCTTCGACGGGATGCCGAAGGTGACCGACGAGCCGGCCGTCATCGCCGCCGCGCGTGAGTTGGACGTCACGCCCGCGCAGATCGGACTGGCCTGGCTGCTGCACCACGCCCCGAACGTGTTGCTGATCCCCGGCACGGCCGACCCCGAACACCTGGAGGCGAACGTGAGGGCCGGCGCGGTCACGCTCGACGAGGCGACGCTCTCCGCCCTGGACGCGGTCCGGGGCCGATCCGGAGACATCGCGCTGAACCAGTGA
- a CDS encoding DUF5915 domain-containing protein: MFATDITPYGKFQLSVNPRACGRRLGSRTQEVIDAVAAGAWTREQDGGITIAGIPMRPEETEQHLVADAPGAAVLPGDAGLVVLDTRVTEELAAEGMARDLVRVARQARGAAGLQLLDRIKLTFEVPDDVATAVRPYQAFIARETVADTVHYGPAGREVFTGSLGDGAQARASVSTVLSGRSTP; the protein is encoded by the coding sequence GTGTTCGCCACCGACATCACCCCCTACGGAAAGTTCCAGCTCTCGGTGAACCCACGGGCGTGCGGCCGCCGTCTCGGCAGCCGGACCCAGGAGGTCATCGACGCCGTCGCGGCCGGCGCCTGGACCAGGGAACAGGATGGCGGCATCACCATCGCCGGGATCCCCATGCGGCCCGAAGAGACCGAGCAGCACCTGGTCGCCGACGCTCCGGGGGCCGCGGTCCTGCCCGGCGACGCCGGCCTCGTCGTGCTCGACACCCGGGTCACCGAGGAACTGGCCGCCGAGGGGATGGCCCGCGATCTGGTGAGGGTCGCGCGACAGGCCCGCGGGGCGGCGGGACTCCAACTGCTCGACCGGATCAAGCTGACGTTCGAGGTGCCGGACGACGTGGCCACCGCCGTCAGGCCCTATCAGGCGTTCATCGCACGGGAGACGGTGGCTGACACCGTTCACTACGGTCCCGCGGGCCGAGAGGTCTTCACGGGATCCCTCGGAGACGGCGCGCAGGCCAGGGCATCGGTGAGCACCGTACTCTCCGGAAGGAGCACCCCGTGA
- a CDS encoding aromatic acid exporter family protein has product MQDSIVLPGYSLAKEARSARHLTDRLRGKRSSQAVYGVKTLAATMLTWGAVAPWSPGGHPYLAVTTALLAVNASTVYRSVTQAAQNMVARVAGLVLALVTARLLGPTAGGVVAIVVVAVLAGPRRSTDDRVQIASTALIALAASAADPVGSLVSPVLQTLVGAAVGVAVNALVLPPLYLDESDAAVRGLAHDMGTLLRDMGAGLAQRHLTVKAHTWLHQARHLEERFTSAQEDVQRADESLRWNTRCAAHPRCEDLTYAEAFGALRGVSLQVRGIARTLSDNAHNDHADHHLGQQFLDRYAETLRLAGDAVQGFAGPRAAAGPSGPAPRGQLREAIDEAQAWHDAMTDLIGGGTLVKPGAWYVYGSLMTDVERLLADLDHVGAH; this is encoded by the coding sequence ATGCAGGATTCCATTGTCTTGCCGGGGTACTCCCTGGCCAAGGAAGCGAGGTCGGCACGTCACCTCACCGACCGGTTGCGCGGCAAGCGGAGCAGCCAGGCGGTGTACGGCGTCAAGACCCTGGCGGCGACCATGCTCACCTGGGGTGCGGTAGCCCCGTGGTCCCCCGGGGGGCACCCCTACCTGGCCGTCACGACCGCCCTGCTCGCGGTGAACGCCTCCACGGTGTACCGATCCGTGACGCAGGCGGCGCAGAACATGGTCGCGAGGGTGGCCGGACTCGTCCTCGCCCTGGTGACCGCCCGGCTGCTGGGACCGACCGCGGGCGGCGTCGTGGCCATCGTGGTGGTCGCGGTCCTGGCGGGCCCTCGCCGCTCCACGGACGACCGCGTGCAGATCGCCTCCACCGCGCTCATCGCACTGGCCGCCAGTGCCGCCGACCCCGTGGGCAGCCTGGTGTCCCCTGTACTCCAAACCCTTGTCGGCGCGGCTGTGGGCGTCGCCGTGAACGCCCTCGTCCTGCCTCCGCTCTACCTGGACGAATCCGACGCCGCCGTGCGCGGCTTGGCCCATGACATGGGAACCCTGCTGCGTGACATGGGCGCCGGTCTGGCCCAGCGACACCTCACCGTCAAGGCCCATACCTGGCTGCACCAGGCGCGCCACCTGGAAGAACGCTTCACCAGCGCGCAGGAGGACGTGCAACGGGCCGACGAGAGTCTGCGCTGGAACACTCGATGCGCCGCGCATCCCCGCTGCGAGGACCTGACGTACGCCGAGGCGTTCGGCGCCCTGCGCGGAGTGTCGCTCCAGGTCCGGGGGATCGCGCGGACCCTGTCGGACAACGCCCACAACGATCACGCCGACCACCACCTGGGGCAGCAGTTCCTCGACCGGTACGCCGAGACCCTGCGGCTGGCCGGAGACGCCGTCCAGGGATTCGCCGGACCACGTGCGGCCGCCGGCCCGTCGGGCCCGGCTCCCCGCGGGCAGCTTCGCGAAGCGATCGACGAGGCCCAGGCCTGGCACGACGCCATGACCGACCTGATCGGCGGGGGCACCCTCGTCAAGCCGGGCGCGTGGTATGTCTACGGCTCGCTCATGACCGACGTGGAACGGCTGCTCGCCGACCTGGACCACGTCGGCGCGCACTGA
- a CDS encoding ABC transporter ATP-binding protein: MGSPASPRKSPPGKGPVVLALRYYTRELTRRRRLTAPALLLPAVGNIGISYVAPLIVAKLVGRIADHPATTVGSTLPYVLAFAGVLLFSEALWRIGLHCLNRLDARGIEHLYVIGLDELFAKDAAFFHDNFAGSLTKRALSFASRFEEFVDTLTFSVVGRFVPLAFGAVVLWRYAPLLVVGLLTMIALTAVCVVPLIRRRQALVRRREEAIARVSGHVSDSLMNMDTVRAFAAEEREAAEHRSRVAESRRLTLRSWDYGNLRIDTLVAPMSVLTNVLGLLLAVALGGGELGVEAVVVAFTYYSNATRIMFEFNQIYRRLESSMTEAAQFTELLLTSPTVLDPPSPERLSSHAADVRFERVCFAHAGARPLFEGLDLAVANGSKIGLVGRSGGGKTTLTRLLLRMTDVDAGRILIGGQDISRLRQADLRGAIAYVPQDPAMFHRTLRDNIAFARPDATDTEIRRAAEAAHVTEFSDALPDGFDTIVGERGVKLSGGQRQRVALARAILRDAPILLLDEATSALDSESEHLVQEALWRLMDGRTALVVAHRLSTVAKMDRLVVIDRGRIVEQGTHHELLATDGAYAKLWQHQSGGFLDDSPARSAGWSG; this comes from the coding sequence ATGGGATCGCCGGCATCACCACGCAAGTCCCCGCCGGGCAAGGGCCCGGTGGTTCTCGCACTGCGCTACTACACCCGCGAACTGACCCGGCGGCGCCGGCTGACGGCGCCCGCGCTGCTGCTCCCCGCCGTCGGCAACATCGGTATCAGCTACGTCGCTCCCCTCATCGTCGCCAAACTCGTCGGCCGGATCGCCGACCACCCCGCGACCACCGTCGGCTCCACGCTTCCGTACGTCCTCGCCTTCGCCGGCGTCCTGCTGTTCTCGGAGGCGCTCTGGCGCATCGGGCTGCACTGTCTCAACCGGCTCGACGCCCGCGGCATCGAGCACCTGTACGTGATCGGCCTGGACGAACTGTTCGCCAAGGACGCCGCCTTCTTCCACGACAACTTCGCCGGATCGCTGACCAAGCGGGCCCTGAGCTTCGCCTCGCGCTTCGAGGAGTTCGTCGACACACTGACCTTCTCGGTCGTGGGACGGTTCGTCCCGCTCGCGTTCGGCGCCGTGGTGCTGTGGCGCTACGCACCCCTTCTCGTCGTGGGGCTCCTCACGATGATCGCCCTGACCGCGGTGTGCGTCGTCCCCCTGATCCGTCGCCGTCAAGCGCTCGTCCGCCGGCGCGAGGAGGCGATCGCGCGGGTGTCGGGCCACGTCTCCGACAGTCTGATGAACATGGACACGGTCAGGGCGTTCGCCGCCGAGGAGCGGGAGGCCGCCGAGCACCGGTCCCGCGTCGCGGAGTCACGGCGCCTCACCCTGAGATCGTGGGACTACGGCAACCTGCGCATCGACACCCTGGTCGCGCCGATGTCCGTGCTGACCAACGTCCTGGGCCTGCTGCTGGCCGTGGCACTGGGCGGAGGCGAACTCGGCGTGGAGGCCGTCGTGGTCGCCTTCACCTACTACAGCAACGCCACGCGGATCATGTTCGAGTTCAATCAGATCTACCGGCGCCTGGAGAGTTCGATGACCGAGGCCGCGCAGTTCACCGAACTGCTGCTCACCTCGCCGACCGTACTCGACCCGCCCTCGCCCGAACGCCTCAGCTCCCATGCCGCTGACGTCCGCTTCGAACGGGTCTGCTTCGCCCACGCGGGCGCGCGCCCCCTCTTCGAGGGACTCGATCTGGCGGTGGCCAACGGATCGAAGATCGGACTCGTCGGCCGGTCCGGCGGCGGCAAGACCACGCTCACCCGTCTGTTGCTGCGGATGACGGACGTCGACGCCGGCCGCATCCTCATCGGCGGGCAGGACATCAGCAGACTCCGCCAGGCCGACCTGCGCGGCGCCATCGCCTATGTGCCGCAGGATCCCGCCATGTTCCACCGCACACTGCGGGACAACATCGCCTTCGCCCGGCCGGACGCCACCGACACCGAGATCCGGCGCGCGGCCGAGGCGGCACACGTCACCGAGTTCAGCGACGCGCTGCCGGACGGCTTCGACACCATCGTCGGCGAGCGCGGCGTCAAGCTGTCCGGCGGACAGCGCCAGCGGGTCGCCCTCGCCCGCGCGATCCTGCGTGACGCGCCGATCCTGCTGCTCGACGAGGCGACCAGCGCCCTGGACTCGGAGAGCGAACACCTCGTCCAGGAGGCCCTGTGGCGGCTGATGGACGGCAGAACGGCGCTCGTGGTGGCGCACCGGCTGAGTACGGTCGCCAAGATGGACAGGCTCGTCGTCATCGACCGTGGACGGATCGTCGAACAGGGCACCCACCACGAACTGCTCGCCACGGACGGCGCCTACGCGAAGCTGTGGCAGCACCAGTCCGGCGGCTTCCTCGACGACAGCCCGGCCCGGAGTGCCGGGTGGTCCGGATGA
- a CDS encoding discoidin domain-containing protein, giving the protein MGVTRRVFLQAAIAATTVGTMGVAETVLAEPASAAGSPGDVVGKISVGYQGWFACIGDGAPINGWWHWTQNWGQSPSPSNTGIKCWPDMRDYTRTYQTSYAAFGNGRPATLFSSYDQQTVNTHFLWMQQNSIDTAALQRFNPTGGEGPTRDAMATKVRSAAESYGRKFYIMYDVTDWTNMQSETKTDWTNKMSAHTASSAYAKQNGKPVVCIWGFGFDDGDHPFTADACLDVINWFKGQGCYVIGGVPREWRTGTGGSRAGYLGVYHAFNMISPWMVGAIGNVNEADNAYNTYTVGDQADCNANGIDYQPCVLPGDLSGRQRAHGDFMWRQFYNVVRAGAQGIYISMFDEYNEGNQIAKTAETQAWVPTNSGFLALDEDGTACSADYYLRLTGDGGRMLKGQIALTPTRPTQPTVPTGGDTTPPAAPSGLTAGGHTSNSVSLTWNASTDNVGVTGYRVLQVSGSTSTQVGTTGATSFTVTGLGAATAYTFDVVALDAAGNVSQPSNQVTVITDAPSGDVDLALHRPTTESGHTQTYGSGNATDGDANTYWESVNNAFPQWVQVDLGASTGVKRIVLRLPPATAWGTRTQTISVQGSTDGGTFAQLLASAAHTFDPATGNTATLTLPSTVTTRYVRLTFTANSGWPAGQVSEFQVFGA; this is encoded by the coding sequence ATGGGTGTCACACGCAGGGTCTTCCTGCAGGCCGCGATCGCGGCCACCACGGTGGGAACGATGGGAGTGGCCGAGACCGTACTCGCCGAACCCGCGTCGGCGGCCGGTTCGCCGGGCGACGTGGTCGGCAAGATCAGCGTCGGCTACCAGGGCTGGTTCGCGTGCATCGGCGACGGCGCACCCATCAACGGCTGGTGGCACTGGACCCAGAACTGGGGCCAGTCGCCGTCCCCGTCCAACACCGGCATCAAGTGCTGGCCCGACATGCGCGACTACACGAGGACGTACCAGACGTCGTACGCCGCCTTCGGCAACGGCCGGCCCGCCACGCTGTTCTCCTCGTACGACCAGCAGACGGTGAACACGCACTTCCTGTGGATGCAGCAGAACAGCATCGACACCGCGGCTCTGCAGCGCTTCAACCCCACCGGCGGCGAGGGCCCCACCCGCGACGCCATGGCGACCAAGGTGCGCAGCGCCGCCGAGTCGTACGGCCGGAAGTTCTACATCATGTACGACGTCACCGACTGGACGAACATGCAGTCGGAGACCAAGACGGACTGGACGAACAAGATGTCCGCGCACACCGCGTCCTCGGCCTACGCGAAGCAGAACGGCAAGCCGGTCGTCTGCATCTGGGGCTTCGGCTTCGACGACGGTGACCACCCCTTCACCGCCGACGCCTGCCTCGACGTCATCAACTGGTTCAAGGGCCAGGGGTGTTACGTCATCGGCGGCGTCCCGCGCGAGTGGCGGACCGGCACCGGGGGCTCACGGGCCGGATACCTGGGTGTCTACCACGCCTTCAACATGATCTCGCCGTGGATGGTCGGCGCGATCGGCAATGTGAACGAGGCCGACAACGCCTACAACACCTACACCGTCGGCGACCAGGCCGACTGCAACGCCAACGGCATCGACTACCAGCCGTGCGTCCTGCCGGGCGACCTGTCCGGACGCCAGCGTGCGCACGGCGACTTCATGTGGCGGCAGTTCTACAACGTGGTCCGGGCCGGGGCGCAGGGCATCTACATCTCGATGTTCGACGAGTACAACGAGGGCAACCAGATCGCCAAGACCGCCGAGACCCAAGCCTGGGTGCCCACCAACTCCGGGTTCCTCGCCCTCGACGAGGACGGCACCGCCTGCTCCGCCGACTACTACCTGCGCCTGACCGGCGACGGCGGCCGCATGCTCAAGGGCCAGATTGCGCTGACCCCCACCCGCCCCACCCAGCCGACCGTCCCCACGGGCGGTGACACCACACCGCCCGCCGCGCCGAGCGGGCTGACCGCCGGCGGGCACACCAGCAACTCCGTCTCGCTGACCTGGAACGCCTCGACCGACAACGTCGGTGTCACCGGCTACCGGGTCCTTCAGGTGTCCGGTTCGACCAGCACCCAGGTGGGCACCACCGGCGCGACCTCGTTCACGGTGACCGGACTCGGCGCGGCCACCGCCTACACCTTCGACGTCGTCGCCCTCGACGCGGCGGGAAACGTGTCGCAGCCCTCCAACCAGGTCACCGTCATCACCGACGCCCCCTCCGGCGATGTCGACCTCGCCCTCCACCGCCCCACCACGGAGAGCGGTCACACCCAGACGTACGGCTCGGGCAACGCGACCGACGGCGACGCCAACACCTACTGGGAGTCCGTCAACAACGCCTTCCCGCAATGGGTCCAGGTCGACCTGGGCGCCTCCACCGGCGTCAAACGGATCGTCCTTCGGCTTCCCCCGGCGACCGCCTGGGGCACCCGCACCCAGACCATCTCGGTCCAGGGCAGCACGGACGGCGGCACCTTCGCCCAGCTTCTCGCCTCGGCTGCCCACACCTTCGACCCGGCGACCGGCAACACCGCGACCCTCACGCTCCCCTCCACCGTCACCACCCGCTACGTACGACTCACCTTCACCGCCAACAGCGGCTGGCCGGCCGGGCAGGTCTCGGAGTTCCAGGTCTTCGGCGCCTGA